The following coding sequences are from one Ignavibacteriota bacterium window:
- a CDS encoding outer membrane beta-barrel protein, with amino-acid sequence MYNILSKYMLVVALTLLLCVSLNAQDQRLMPEWWFGAGLGVNFNMHSTDILKLNNNTALQFSKPFESASGVGLWIAPLLEYRPDPVWGGMVTLGFDGRGGSFDDMTDTSLITHKLSTSMNYLSLEPSLRISPFEYPLYFFLGPRLGFNVAKTFEHEAQGTTTSGEWNSIRGTVISAQIGAGYDIPLGSRDSDWLTDVSPFASFHFGQGPRSEESWTLTSFRVGAALKFGSTTVIKQKVEREVQFSVRSPQLIPTERKVKETLPLRNYVFFDANATQVPSRYISLSKDEAKKFSEESLVEPQPKDLTGRSRRQLTVYYNVLNILGDRMRRNPSTTVKLSGASSQGANNGKAMAEAIKQYLVGVFEIDGNRILTAGTTKPENPSSQPGGSRELEFVQAEDRRVDISSASVELLMPVQIVSLQEDPFDSDVILSLDDADGALASWSLDVTDTKGEAKHFGPFTSAQERISGKQILAGQSDGQYNVVMVGETKSGQTIRKEKTIRLALADKPEDELGLRFSTLFEFDQSKTVATYERFLTQTVAPLIPEGASVIIHGHTDFVGEDEHNLKLSRDRAAQTMAVLERELQKAGKKRVRFDTYGFGEDARRAPFDNNQPEQRFYNRTVIIDIVPEG; translated from the coding sequence ATGTATAATATCTTGTCGAAGTATATGCTTGTTGTGGCGTTGACACTTTTGTTGTGCGTTTCATTGAACGCACAGGACCAACGCCTGATGCCTGAGTGGTGGTTCGGAGCGGGCTTGGGCGTGAACTTCAACATGCACAGCACCGACATTTTGAAACTCAATAACAACACGGCGTTGCAGTTCTCGAAGCCGTTTGAAAGCGCATCCGGAGTCGGACTGTGGATTGCGCCTCTGCTTGAATATCGTCCCGACCCGGTGTGGGGCGGAATGGTTACGCTCGGTTTTGATGGACGAGGCGGCTCGTTCGATGACATGACCGACACCTCGCTCATCACACACAAACTTTCCACTTCGATGAATTATCTCTCGCTCGAACCGAGTTTGAGAATTTCCCCGTTTGAATATCCATTATATTTCTTCCTCGGACCGCGTCTCGGATTTAATGTTGCAAAAACATTCGAGCATGAAGCACAAGGAACGACGACATCAGGAGAGTGGAACAGCATTCGCGGAACGGTCATCAGCGCGCAAATCGGCGCGGGCTACGATATTCCTCTCGGCTCACGCGATTCCGATTGGTTGACGGATGTTTCGCCGTTCGCTTCATTCCATTTCGGACAGGGACCACGCTCGGAAGAAAGTTGGACGCTGACAAGTTTTCGCGTCGGCGCCGCGTTGAAATTCGGAAGCACAACAGTTATCAAACAAAAAGTCGAACGTGAAGTGCAGTTCTCCGTTCGCTCGCCGCAGTTGATTCCGACTGAGCGAAAAGTGAAAGAGACACTTCCGTTACGCAACTATGTCTTCTTTGATGCAAATGCAACGCAGGTTCCGTCACGATACATCTCGCTCTCAAAAGATGAAGCAAAGAAATTCAGTGAAGAAAGTTTAGTTGAACCGCAACCAAAAGATTTAACCGGACGCTCACGCCGTCAGTTGACCGTCTATTATAATGTGTTGAATATTCTCGGCGACAGGATGAGAAGAAATCCTTCGACGACCGTGAAACTCTCCGGCGCATCATCGCAGGGAGCGAACAACGGCAAAGCGATGGCAGAAGCAATCAAACAATATCTTGTCGGTGTGTTTGAAATTGACGGAAACAGAATTTTAACAGCCGGAACAACAAAGCCGGAAAATCCGTCGTCACAGCCGGGTGGTTCACGCGAACTCGAATTTGTTCAGGCAGAAGACCGCCGTGTTGATATTTCAAGCGCTTCAGTTGAACTGCTGATGCCGGTACAAATCGTTTCTTTACAAGAAGACCCGTTCGACAGCGATGTTATTTTAAGTCTTGATGATGCCGACGGCGCGCTTGCTTCGTGGTCGCTTGATGTTACAGACACGAAGGGCGAGGCAAAACATTTCGGTCCGTTCACTTCTGCTCAGGAACGAATCTCCGGGAAACAAATTCTCGCAGGGCAATCTGACGGACAGTACAATGTTGTCATGGTCGGCGAAACAAAAAGCGGACAGACAATCAGAAAAGAAAAAACTATCCGTCTCGCGCTTGCAGACAAACCGGAAGATGAACTTGGCTTACGCTTCAGCACATTGTTTGAGTTTGACCAATCGAAAACAGTTGCAACATACGAACGATTCCTGACACAGACAGTTGCACCGCTCATCCCCGAAGGAGCGAGTGTCATCATTCACGGGCATACGGATTTTGTCGGGGAAGATGAACACAACTTGAAACTCTCCCGCGACCGTGCAGCGCAAACAATGGCGGTGCTTGAACGTGAACTTCAGAAAGCCGGAAAGAAACGGGTCCGTTTTGACACATATGGTTTCGGAGAAGATGCACGCCGCGCTCCGTTCGATAACAATCAGCCCGAGCAACGTTTTTACAACCGCACGGTGATTATTGATATAGTTCCGGAAGGATAA
- a CDS encoding TonB-dependent receptor, whose translation MNRSLLYALRSLSFVICHLSFGLIGFAQAPDTTGQGMPKLDIPEITIVGKKAITLPFARKGEVFDVKLFQPPAPDSSLLGERLSSSLPVGTMPKEDERIQPLHASAEGAFGSFSTGKLNAFLDYRKGGWNFSGHSGFASTEGHMDNAKASSFAADVNAQTLLLTDNDALKNLQLSLGTSLLTETYGMFAYPDVERSRQNFQLMSSLGTLDRRGLTLDLALNTNVWNVKDKLPALEEEITAVSPTLTAAFATTVGKFRWTNDLSFSSISLDYSMPTQSVTLFHFTSSVRWNISSSWTTTLGVLFADGSDVLGTSRSLLLPTATLEWNIKQEQQLRFWWKPEMRLTSYDEQVRMNPYLLREIGLQPERTPVNVGATFSTSQNVYSVEAGISFALTSNKAITLADSGRVWLDFVEATQTKFELRGQLKPSESFRLHASGIVQPTFESGSSGQLPMIPLVKFQAKGEYDLKQPLTLWASLDYQSVRNADSAATRQLDGALLLGIGASTTLVPRTSLSLSVNNLLDTKYDWWYWYAAPGIQFSLEAKVNLR comes from the coding sequence ATGAACCGCTCTCTGCTCTATGCTCTACGCTCTTTGTCATTTGTCATTTGTCATTTGTCATTCGGGTTGATTGGATTTGCGCAAGCACCGGACACGACGGGACAGGGAATGCCGAAGTTGGATATTCCTGAAATTACTATCGTCGGGAAGAAAGCGATTACGCTTCCGTTTGCCCGCAAGGGAGAAGTGTTTGATGTGAAATTGTTTCAGCCGCCCGCGCCGGATTCTTCGTTACTTGGCGAGCGACTTTCGTCCTCGCTTCCCGTCGGTACGATGCCTAAAGAAGATGAACGGATTCAGCCGCTTCATGCTTCGGCGGAAGGCGCGTTCGGAAGTTTTTCAACAGGCAAACTCAACGCATTTCTTGATTACCGAAAGGGCGGATGGAATTTTTCTGGTCATAGCGGATTCGCTTCGACGGAAGGACATATGGACAATGCAAAAGCATCTTCGTTCGCGGCGGACGTGAACGCGCAAACATTATTGCTGACCGATAACGACGCGCTGAAGAACTTGCAACTCTCTCTCGGAACTTCGCTTCTGACAGAAACCTACGGAATGTTTGCCTACCCCGATGTTGAACGAAGCCGTCAAAACTTTCAACTCATGTCATCGCTCGGCACGCTTGACCGGCGAGGACTGACGCTTGACCTTGCACTCAACACAAATGTTTGGAATGTGAAAGACAAACTTCCTGCTTTGGAAGAAGAAATTACCGCCGTCTCTCCGACACTCACAGCCGCGTTCGCGACGACGGTTGGCAAGTTTCGATGGACGAATGATTTGTCGTTCAGCAGTATCTCGCTTGATTATTCAATGCCGACGCAATCCGTGACACTGTTTCATTTTACAAGTTCTGTTCGATGGAATATTTCTTCTTCATGGACGACAACACTCGGAGTACTCTTTGCTGATGGTTCCGATGTACTTGGAACAAGTAGGAGTTTACTGCTTCCAACCGCTACGCTTGAATGGAATATCAAGCAAGAGCAACAACTTCGCTTTTGGTGGAAGCCGGAGATGCGGTTGACTTCATATGATGAACAGGTTCGGATGAATCCGTATTTACTCCGTGAGATTGGATTACAACCGGAACGAACTCCCGTCAACGTCGGAGCGACATTCTCGACTTCACAGAATGTATATTCTGTCGAAGCAGGCATTTCGTTCGCCTTGACATCAAACAAAGCAATTACGCTTGCCGACAGCGGAAGGGTTTGGCTCGATTTTGTTGAAGCAACACAAACAAAGTTTGAATTACGCGGACAATTGAAACCATCCGAAAGTTTCAGGTTGCATGCTTCGGGCATTGTTCAGCCGACATTTGAAAGCGGTTCGAGCGGGCAACTTCCCATGATTCCGCTTGTCAAATTTCAGGCAAAAGGAGAATACGATTTGAAACAACCGCTTACTCTGTGGGCTTCGCTTGATTATCAGAGCGTAAGAAATGCAGACAGCGCAGCAACGCGCCAACTCGACGGAGCGCTTCTGCTCGGTATCGGCGCATCAACTACGCTCGTTCCCCGCACCTCCCTCTCGCTCAGTGTAAACAACCTGCTTGATACGAAGTATGATTGGTGGTATTGGTACGCCGCGCCGGGAATTCAATTCTCGCTTGAAGCAAAAGTGAACTTGCGATGA
- a CDS encoding acetyl-CoA carboxylase carboxyltransferase subunit beta has translation MAWFRRSKKSIETPEYPRKEVPDGLWTKCDGCGEIIHRKQLEQQSFVCLKCNYHFRIGSKEYIGVLLDEGSFKEMDKKMRSTDPLDFTDTKKYKDRIKDAIRKTELNDAVRTGTGTMNGIELVVAIMDFSFIGGSMGSVVGEKIARATDRALKEKKPLIIVSSSGGARMMEAALSLMQLAKTSAKLAQLHEAGIPYISMMTDPTTGGTTASYAMLGDINVAEPGALIGFAGPRVIKQATGKDLPEGFQRSEFQLEHGFVDLVVHRKEMKETLTKLLKMMYDK, from the coding sequence ATGGCTTGGTTTAGACGCTCAAAAAAAAGTATTGAAACACCCGAATACCCGCGCAAGGAAGTCCCCGATGGATTGTGGACGAAGTGCGACGGATGCGGAGAAATTATTCACCGCAAGCAACTCGAACAGCAATCTTTTGTCTGTTTGAAATGCAACTACCATTTCCGTATCGGAAGCAAAGAGTACATCGGCGTTCTGCTCGATGAAGGTTCGTTCAAAGAGATGGACAAGAAAATGCGCTCCACTGACCCGCTCGATTTTACCGACACAAAAAAATATAAAGACCGCATCAAGGATGCAATCCGCAAGACGGAACTAAACGACGCCGTGCGCACCGGAACCGGTACGATGAACGGCATTGAACTTGTCGTCGCGATTATGGATTTCAGTTTTATCGGCGGAAGCATGGGCTCGGTCGTGGGCGAAAAAATTGCCCGCGCAACTGACCGCGCATTGAAGGAGAAGAAACCACTTATCATCGTTTCATCGAGCGGCGGCGCGCGCATGATGGAGGCAGCTCTCTCGCTGATGCAACTTGCAAAGACGAGCGCGAAACTTGCGCAACTTCATGAAGCGGGCATTCCCTACATTTCCATGATGACCGACCCGACCACTGGGGGAACAACGGCAAGTTACGCGATGCTCGGCGATATCAACGTCGCAGAGCCGGGCGCACTAATTGGCTTCGCCGGTCCCCGCGTCATCAAACAAGCAACGGGAAAAGATTTGCCCGAAGGATTTCAACGCTCCGAATTCCAACTCGAACACGGCTTCGTTGATTTGGTTGTTCACCGGAAAGAGATGAAAGAGACGCTGACGAAGTTGCTGAAGATGATGTATGATAAGTGA
- a CDS encoding tetratricopeptide repeat protein: MHTLACVTSVRKVAGQAALVAACLVWWVSGFCFAQIPAVGSSSRDDVLHHAQEWEMIRSVHTSRHVLHDASTSFQFNEDAEFSFNLLAATFEEQDYEAAYGEASTFLFQFPNDAQRLNALYMQGVSAFQTGRIDSALSSLNTFLAQATDHPRQGIASYWRARCFLEKRDWQSALADFKQCYDDTSLQSHRDDALLGWSVALERHGEYAQALSNLQKFLNEFPSSDLLNDVRLRLASLSLRQGDARGALILLQETKTPYRSQREESLLLRAEANFQMGFYDSARVRYERLLKDFPASPYARKARYGLAWTLLKLGNTADAQEEFDLLGNGGDTLAITAAYQNAIVSLLYGDNKNATSRLDSFVTMYPYETVSDNAYYQLGVVAYRTQKYRDARKYFQLAARLFPESELRLQSYYMLGEACMALSDFSNAQHSFSQVRKLNAPDSLLATAMFQEGVALYHLGRFKTSSERFTEFLRQFPKHALTAEGYVWKGEALYQDYRFDEAERAYADALRLFPNNLQRQGALYGVAWTQFEQKKFSKAVESFEQFIKSYPQSEHRLDASLRKADCYFFLGEYSKSEELYASLAFEKKDGRYVEYAAFQIAMSYIQRGDNERGIEHLRGFLSRFTNSIYNEVVQFNIAWTFFSKEQFADALKEFQSLLKAYPESQLLPRVFFNMGDAFYNTQSYDSARVYYTNVLEQFPQSPLATDALSGLEFTYRAEGRPAEALKAIEKFASTKPTGASQEVLLLKKADILFDQGDFASAIAEYQRVLSLKPDRTQQAKAMQQLGRAYELENNLAQAISYYQQIVANFSDADAAPSVSLSLGLAYIKTKQFAQAKEIFGSFGTKFPTSSLLSEARFQHGMTFLHLKDTTAGFNQFQSVVSQHPTDIFAERSRLQIAKYHQRKKQYQASLDTLEGIVTRRNDDLAAEALLIMGEDYLLMKRNGDALQAFLDVVEQYTEFQLLVERAKLGAGESYTRLQEKSKAKKMYQEIVNAPIDPEMKKDAQERLRRLK, encoded by the coding sequence TTGCATACACTTGCTTGTGTAACATCCGTAAGGAAAGTAGCAGGACAGGCAGCACTCGTTGCTGCCTGTCTCGTTTGGTGGGTGAGCGGTTTCTGTTTTGCACAGATTCCCGCCGTCGGTTCTTCTTCCCGCGACGATGTTTTGCATCATGCGCAGGAGTGGGAAATGATTCGCTCGGTTCATACGTCGCGACATGTTTTGCATGATGCTTCAACTTCATTTCAGTTTAATGAAGACGCGGAATTCAGTTTCAATCTTCTTGCCGCGACATTTGAAGAACAGGATTACGAAGCGGCGTACGGAGAGGCAAGCACATTTCTTTTTCAGTTCCCGAACGATGCACAACGACTCAATGCGTTGTACATGCAGGGAGTCAGCGCATTTCAAACGGGACGAATTGATTCCGCGCTCAGTTCACTCAATACGTTTCTCGCTCAGGCAACAGATCACCCACGACAGGGCATTGCTTCATATTGGCGTGCGAGATGCTTCCTTGAGAAACGTGATTGGCAATCCGCTTTAGCAGATTTCAAGCAATGTTATGACGATACTTCCTTGCAGAGTCACCGGGATGATGCATTGCTCGGTTGGTCGGTTGCATTGGAACGACACGGAGAGTATGCACAAGCGTTGAGTAATCTTCAAAAATTTCTCAACGAATTTCCTTCAAGCGATTTGCTGAACGATGTCCGGCTTCGGTTAGCATCTCTTTCGTTGCGTCAGGGAGATGCACGCGGCGCGTTGATTCTGCTTCAGGAAACAAAAACGCCTTACCGTTCTCAGCGGGAAGAATCGTTGCTCTTGCGCGCCGAGGCAAATTTTCAAATGGGATTTTATGACAGCGCCCGCGTTCGTTACGAGCGTTTGCTGAAAGATTTTCCTGCAAGTCCGTACGCACGGAAAGCGCGGTACGGCTTGGCGTGGACTCTACTCAAACTCGGAAACACCGCAGATGCACAGGAAGAGTTTGACCTGCTTGGAAATGGCGGCGACACACTTGCGATTACTGCCGCGTATCAAAACGCAATCGTCTCGCTTCTGTATGGCGATAATAAAAATGCAACGTCGCGTCTCGATTCGTTCGTGACAATGTATCCGTATGAAACTGTTTCCGATAACGCGTACTACCAACTCGGCGTGGTTGCATATCGAACACAAAAATACCGGGACGCACGAAAATATTTTCAACTTGCCGCACGGTTGTTTCCCGAAAGCGAACTGAGGCTTCAATCATACTACATGCTCGGCGAAGCGTGCATGGCGCTGAGTGATTTCTCCAACGCGCAACATTCATTCTCGCAAGTGCGAAAGTTGAACGCGCCCGACAGTTTGCTTGCAACCGCGATGTTTCAGGAAGGCGTCGCGCTCTATCATCTCGGAAGATTCAAAACAAGTTCCGAACGCTTCACCGAATTTCTCAGACAATTTCCCAAGCACGCGTTAACGGCGGAAGGTTACGTTTGGAAAGGAGAAGCGTTGTATCAGGATTACCGATTTGATGAAGCAGAGCGCGCATACGCCGATGCGTTACGGCTCTTCCCGAATAATCTGCAACGACAGGGTGCGTTGTACGGAGTTGCGTGGACGCAGTTCGAGCAGAAAAAATTCAGCAAGGCGGTGGAATCGTTTGAACAGTTCATCAAGTCGTATCCGCAAAGCGAACACCGGCTCGATGCTTCATTGAGAAAAGCAGATTGTTATTTTTTCCTTGGTGAGTATTCGAAGTCGGAAGAGTTGTATGCCTCGCTCGCTTTCGAAAAGAAAGACGGACGCTATGTCGAGTATGCAGCGTTTCAAATAGCAATGTCATACATTCAACGCGGCGACAACGAACGGGGTATCGAACACTTGCGTGGTTTCCTCAGCCGCTTCACGAATTCGATTTACAACGAAGTCGTACAGTTCAACATCGCGTGGACATTCTTCTCGAAAGAACAATTCGCCGATGCGTTGAAAGAGTTTCAATCATTGCTCAAAGCGTATCCTGAAAGTCAGTTACTGCCGCGTGTCTTTTTCAACATGGGTGACGCGTTTTACAACACGCAATCGTACGACAGTGCAAGAGTCTATTACACAAACGTGCTTGAGCAGTTTCCGCAAAGCCCGCTTGCGACCGATGCACTTTCCGGTTTGGAGTTCACTTACCGAGCCGAAGGGCGACCGGCGGAAGCACTCAAAGCAATCGAAAAATTTGCAAGTACTAAACCGACCGGTGCATCGCAGGAAGTGTTGTTGTTGAAAAAAGCAGACATTCTTTTTGACCAAGGAGATTTTGCCTCGGCGATTGCCGAGTATCAGCGCGTCCTTTCGCTCAAACCGGACAGAACTCAGCAAGCGAAAGCAATGCAACAACTCGGTCGTGCGTACGAACTTGAAAACAATCTTGCACAGGCGATTTCATATTACCAACAAATCGTGGCTAATTTTTCTGATGCTGATGCCGCGCCGTCAGTCAGTCTTTCGCTCGGACTCGCGTACATCAAAACAAAACAATTTGCTCAGGCGAAAGAAATCTTCGGCAGTTTCGGAACGAAGTTTCCAACATCCTCGCTCCTTTCGGAAGCCCGGTTTCAACACGGCATGACGTTTCTTCATTTGAAAGATACGACGGCGGGATTCAATCAGTTTCAGTCGGTGGTGAGTCAGCACCCGACAGATATTTTTGCCGAACGAAGCCGCTTGCAGATTGCAAAATATCATCAGCGGAAGAAACAATATCAGGCATCGCTCGATACGCTTGAAGGAATTGTCACGCGCCGCAACGATGACCTCGCCGCGGAAGCGTTGCTCATCATGGGAGAAGATTATTTGTTGATGAAACGGAACGGCGACGCGTTGCAGGCGTTTCTCGATGTTGTTGAACAATACACGGAGTTTCAGTTGCTTGTCGAGCGGGCAAAGTTAGGCGCGGGCGAAAGTTATACGCGCCTGCAGGAAAAATCGAAAGCAAAAAAAATGTATCAGGAAATTGTCAACGCGCCGATTGACCCTGAAATGAAAAAGGATGCACAGGAACGACTCAGGAGACTCAAATGA
- the rocF gene encoding arginase: MTKSIHIIGVPMDLGQGRRGVDMGPSAIRYAGLDQRLNELGYFVTDEGDLNIKTQEEQRVRDERAKYLPEISRVMKLLAQKVERSMNKQRFPLVLGGDHSIAIGTISGVAAHAHKQKKKIGVLWIDAHGDFNTPETSPSGNIHGMPLAVCCGLGPKELTGVCGAFRKVQPQNVAIIGLRSIDRKESDSLLKQGLNLFTMGDIDKHGIHRVMKKAFQKIGDVDFLHVSFDLDSVDPVYAPGVGTPVKGGLDYREAHLIMEMIADSGRMTSLEMVEVNPILDNRNQSAEFAVELVQSAFGKSIL; encoded by the coding sequence TTGACAAAATCTATTCACATCATCGGCGTCCCGATGGATTTGGGACAAGGCAGACGCGGCGTGGACATGGGTCCCTCGGCGATTCGTTACGCGGGACTTGACCAACGCCTGAACGAACTCGGCTACTTCGTTACCGACGAAGGCGACCTCAACATCAAAACGCAGGAAGAACAACGCGTCAGAGATGAACGCGCAAAGTATCTTCCCGAAATCAGCCGCGTGATGAAATTACTTGCGCAGAAAGTCGAACGCTCGATGAACAAGCAACGCTTTCCGCTGGTGCTTGGCGGCGACCATTCCATTGCCATCGGAACCATCAGCGGCGTTGCGGCGCACGCACACAAGCAAAAGAAAAAGATCGGTGTGCTGTGGATTGACGCTCATGGTGATTTCAACACGCCGGAAACTTCTCCTTCGGGAAACATTCACGGAATGCCGCTTGCCGTTTGTTGCGGTCTCGGACCGAAGGAATTGACAGGTGTCTGTGGCGCGTTCAGAAAAGTTCAGCCGCAAAACGTCGCCATCATCGGCTTGCGAAGCATTGACCGGAAAGAAAGTGATTCGCTTCTAAAACAGGGACTCAATCTCTTCACAATGGGAGACATTGACAAACACGGAATTCATCGTGTCATGAAAAAAGCGTTTCAAAAAATCGGAGACGTGGATTTTCTTCACGTCAGTTTCGACCTTGACAGTGTTGACCCTGTGTACGCACCGGGAGTCGGAACACCGGTGAAAGGCGGGCTTGATTATCGCGAAGCGCATCTTATCATGGAGATGATTGCCGACTCCGGCAGAATGACTTCGTTGGAGATGGTCGAGGTCAACCCGATATTGGATAACCGTAACCAATCCGCCGAGTTTGCCGTAGAGTTGGTGCAGTCGGCATTCGGAAAAAGTATTCTCTGA
- a CDS encoding TonB family protein, producing the protein MSVSSPYFVEDRRRKIIAAFCSVAFHALLFIAMLFISSWTPPKENLVELDWGGIGGGSGNNPMFAPENEPEAAKAKTETEKAKTELPKMTSASDVSLPVPKKKIEKEKRVTTDNVLTSKSKSRKRSGSGTGTGGGIGKSTGYSIDWGGVNSRKLLSGRVPEYPEGTDKELPVFLQFSVLPDGSVTNVIPVRKSDELLEREAISALQTWRFDPLPAQFEQKAQTGKVTFVFKLER; encoded by the coding sequence GTGAGTGTTTCATCTCCATATTTTGTGGAAGACCGCCGCAGGAAAATTATCGCGGCGTTTTGCAGTGTTGCCTTTCATGCGCTTTTGTTTATCGCGATGTTGTTCATTTCCTCATGGACTCCGCCGAAAGAAAACTTAGTCGAACTTGATTGGGGCGGCATAGGCGGCGGCTCAGGAAATAATCCGATGTTTGCGCCGGAGAATGAACCCGAAGCGGCGAAGGCAAAAACCGAAACCGAGAAGGCAAAGACCGAACTTCCGAAGATGACGAGCGCATCCGATGTGAGTTTGCCTGTCCCGAAAAAGAAAATTGAGAAGGAAAAACGTGTAACTACTGACAACGTTCTTACGTCAAAAAGTAAGTCGCGGAAACGTTCCGGTTCGGGGACGGGAACGGGCGGTGGCATTGGGAAATCTACAGGATATTCAATAGATTGGGGCGGCGTAAACTCACGGAAGTTGTTAAGCGGGCGCGTCCCGGAATATCCCGAGGGAACAGACAAAGAATTGCCCGTGTTCTTACAGTTTTCCGTGTTGCCTGATGGCTCGGTCACCAACGTCATCCCCGTTCGGAAGAGCGATGAGTTGTTGGAACGCGAAGCCATCAGCGCGTTGCAAACATGGCGTTTTGACCCGTTGCCGGCACAGTTTGAGCAAAAAGCTCAGACCGGCAAAGTAACTTTTGTATTTAAACTTGAACGATAA
- a CDS encoding MotA/TolQ/ExbB proton channel family protein: MNLVEMYIKGGIVMHPILLLSIIGLYIIIERWLTIRSAKPSSAQFHIKLRVFLEGKSIQKARDFCIKENTPASRIVAAGLEKISHGPSRVRQAMEDQGREEITTLERHLGILASIGGIAPMLGFLGTVTGLISAFQAVAAVSGQPSPVDLADGIWEALITTVFGLVVGIPAAWVYNLFLSSIHGISASLERVGRDALDTLEECIFVNGNQPFTVEQSTKEQE, encoded by the coding sequence ATGAATCTTGTAGAAATGTACATCAAAGGGGGCATCGTGATGCACCCGATTCTGTTGCTTTCGATTATCGGTCTCTATATTATTATTGAACGATGGTTGACGATTCGCTCGGCGAAACCCTCCTCAGCACAATTCCATATTAAACTGCGCGTATTCCTCGAAGGAAAAAGCATACAGAAGGCACGTGATTTTTGCATCAAGGAGAATACACCTGCAAGCAGAATCGTTGCGGCGGGGTTGGAAAAAATCAGCCACGGACCAAGCCGTGTTCGTCAGGCGATGGAAGACCAAGGGCGCGAGGAAATCACCACACTCGAACGTCATCTCGGAATTCTTGCATCCATCGGTGGTATCGCGCCGATGCTTGGTTTTCTCGGAACGGTCACCGGATTGATTTCCGCGTTTCAGGCGGTTGCCGCAGTGAGCGGACAACCTTCGCCTGTTGACCTCGCAGACGGAATTTGGGAAGCACTCATTACGACTGTGTTCGGTCTTGTTGTCGGAATTCCGGCGGCGTGGGTCTATAATCTTTTTCTTTCTTCCATTCACGGAATTTCTGCATCGCTCGAACGCGTCGGGCGGGACGCTCTCGATACACTCGAAGAATGTATCTTCGTCAACGGAAATCAACCATTCACTGTCGAACAATCAACGAAAGAACAGGAATGA
- a CDS encoding PIN domain-containing protein, whose product MDVIAVDTGILVHAAIDTLPHHKFAVRLVERAINLEFIGCITGQVLLESYAVLTKFGANPKRAVALVQKYRKIFAVIHPTSRTTDLCLARAERLHNVTRSQIYDLFLASTILDNNIDVLLTFNVRHFKRFKFPITILDAKKF is encoded by the coding sequence ATGGATGTTATTGCAGTTGATACAGGCATTCTTGTACATGCGGCGATAGATACACTACCTCACCATAAATTTGCAGTCCGGCTTGTAGAGCGGGCAATAAATTTAGAGTTCATCGGCTGCATAACCGGACAGGTACTTCTTGAAAGCTATGCAGTCCTTACAAAATTTGGGGCGAATCCAAAACGGGCTGTTGCTCTTGTCCAAAAATATCGAAAAATCTTTGCCGTGATTCACCCGACTTCAAGAACGACCGACTTGTGCCTTGCCCGCGCCGAACGTCTTCACAATGTTACTCGCTCACAGATTTATGACCTTTTTTTAGCCTCAACAATTCTTGATAATAACATTGATGTACTGTTAACATTCAATGTGCGGCACTTTAAACGATTCAAGTTTCCTATCACCATCCTCGATGCAAAGAAGTTTTAA
- a CDS encoding biopolymer transporter ExbD yields MNFTSTSQHKYLDTFNFSSLTDVVMQLLIFFLLTFSFANTRGMNVTLPKAQAGQPPIQKTISVSIAQDKKIFLNGDHVTKNQLVNRLAELIRKDSQQQIVVRADKGLQLQDVIDVLDIAKSTGATKLFIATEEATENR; encoded by the coding sequence ATGAACTTCACCTCGACAAGCCAACATAAATATCTCGACACGTTCAACTTCTCTTCGTTGACCGACGTCGTGATGCAACTACTGATTTTCTTCTTGCTGACCTTCTCGTTCGCGAACACACGCGGCATGAACGTAACGCTTCCGAAAGCGCAGGCAGGTCAGCCACCGATTCAGAAAACGATTAGCGTTTCCATCGCGCAGGATAAAAAGATATTTCTCAACGGCGACCACGTAACAAAAAATCAATTAGTCAATCGTCTTGCTGAACTTATCAGAAAAGACTCGCAACAACAAATTGTTGTGCGCGCCGATAAAGGACTTCAACTTCAGGATGTGATTGATGTTCTCGATATCGCGAAATCCACCGGCGCGACAAAACTTTTCATCGCAACAGAAGAAGCAACTGAAAACAGGTGA